From a single Pseudomonas sp. A34-9 genomic region:
- a CDS encoding carbon-nitrogen hydrolase family protein, protein MAKSIVAALQIGALPDGKAATLEQILSWEGAISESGAALVVMPEALLGGYPKGEGFGTQLGYRLPEGREAYARYFANAIDVPGPETQALADLSARTGANLVIGVIERSGSTLYCTALYFDPQAGLVGKHRKLMPTGTERLIWGKGDGSTLPVFDTRVGKLGAVVCWENMMPLLRTAMYAKGIEVWCAPTVDEREMWQVSMRHIAHEGRCFVVSACQVQASPNELGVEIANWPADRPLIAGGSVIVGPMGDVLAGPLRGEAGLLTAEIDTDELVRARYDYDVVGHYARPDVFELSVDERAKPGVRFNT, encoded by the coding sequence ATGGCCAAATCGATTGTTGCTGCGCTGCAAATCGGCGCATTGCCCGACGGCAAAGCTGCCACTCTGGAACAGATTTTGAGTTGGGAAGGCGCGATCAGCGAGTCCGGTGCGGCGCTGGTAGTGATGCCGGAAGCCCTGTTGGGCGGTTATCCGAAAGGCGAGGGTTTCGGCACACAATTAGGTTATCGCCTGCCCGAGGGGCGTGAAGCCTATGCCCGTTACTTCGCCAATGCGATCGACGTGCCGGGGCCCGAGACGCAAGCACTGGCCGATCTGTCGGCGCGCACCGGGGCCAATCTGGTGATCGGTGTGATCGAACGCTCCGGCAGCACGCTGTATTGCACCGCGCTGTATTTCGACCCGCAGGCCGGCCTCGTCGGCAAACACCGCAAACTGATGCCCACCGGCACCGAACGGTTGATCTGGGGCAAGGGCGACGGCTCGACTTTGCCGGTGTTCGACACCCGGGTTGGCAAGCTCGGCGCCGTGGTGTGCTGGGAAAACATGATGCCGCTGCTGCGCACGGCGATGTATGCCAAAGGCATTGAAGTGTGGTGCGCACCGACTGTGGACGAGCGGGAAATGTGGCAGGTCAGCATGCGCCACATCGCCCATGAAGGCCGCTGCTTTGTAGTCAGTGCGTGCCAGGTGCAGGCCTCGCCGAATGAACTGGGCGTGGAAATCGCCAATTGGCCAGCGGATCGCCCGCTGATTGCCGGCGGCAGCGTGATCGTCGGGCCGATGGGCGATGTGCTGGCGGGGCCGTTGCGCGGGGAGGCGGGGTTGCTCACGGCTGAAATCGACACCGATGAACTGGTGCGCGCACGTTATGACTACGATGTGGTCGGCCATTATGCGCGGCCGGATGTGTTTGAGTTGAGCGTGGATGAACGGGCAAAACCGGGTGTGCGCTTTAACACATAA
- the zapE gene encoding cell division protein ZapE codes for MTFDSPLSAWQHAVQHKGFIQDEAQEHAVWALQKCHEALHAGARSVTGVYLWGPVGRGKTSLMDQFYQSLRVPARRQHFHHFMGWVHQRSFQLTGIADPLRALARELASEVRVLCFDELFVNDIGDAIILGRLFQVMFDEGVVIVCTSNLPPDDLYADGFNRDRFVPAIAAIKAHMQVVAVNGAEDHRLHPGAGLQRYFVATSPASALEEVFQALTAGQPASSEPVSVGHRQLHVVQASESVLWCRYADLCEQPFAAMDFIALCDRYTAILLSEVPNLSAQKREGRIARGTEDGAQRVVAGDRELPQLSVHDDGVRRFIALVDECYDRKVPLYIEAQVPMDALYTEGYLEFPFRRTLSRLQEMQLQRFAET; via the coding sequence ATGACTTTCGACTCCCCCCTCAGCGCCTGGCAACACGCCGTTCAACACAAGGGCTTCATCCAGGATGAAGCTCAGGAACACGCGGTCTGGGCACTGCAAAAATGCCATGAAGCGCTGCACGCCGGTGCCCGTTCGGTCACCGGCGTTTACCTGTGGGGCCCGGTCGGGCGCGGCAAGACGTCGCTGATGGATCAGTTCTATCAGAGCCTGCGCGTACCGGCGCGACGCCAACACTTTCATCATTTCATGGGCTGGGTGCATCAGCGTTCGTTCCAGTTGACCGGGATTGCCGATCCGTTGCGCGCGCTGGCCAGGGAGCTGGCATCCGAGGTGCGGGTGCTGTGTTTCGATGAGCTGTTCGTCAACGACATCGGTGACGCGATCATTCTCGGTCGGCTGTTTCAGGTGATGTTCGACGAAGGCGTGGTCATCGTCTGCACGTCCAACCTGCCGCCGGATGATTTGTACGCCGATGGCTTCAACCGCGATCGCTTCGTACCGGCAATTGCCGCGATCAAGGCGCATATGCAGGTGGTGGCGGTGAATGGTGCCGAGGATCATCGCTTGCATCCGGGGGCCGGCCTGCAACGCTACTTTGTCGCCACATCCCCGGCCAGCGCGCTGGAAGAAGTCTTTCAGGCGTTGACCGCCGGACAGCCCGCCAGCAGCGAACCGGTGTCGGTCGGTCATCGTCAGTTGCACGTAGTGCAGGCCAGCGAATCGGTGTTGTGGTGTCGCTATGCGGATCTCTGCGAGCAGCCGTTCGCCGCCATGGATTTCATCGCGCTGTGCGATCGCTACACGGCTATTCTGTTGAGCGAGGTGCCGAACCTCAGCGCCCAAAAACGCGAAGGGCGCATCGCGCGCGGCACTGAAGATGGCGCGCAGCGGGTCGTTGCAGGTGACCGCGAGCTGCCGCAATTGTCGGTTCACGATGATGGCGTGCGGCGCTTCATCGCGTTGGTCGACGAGTGCTATGACCGCAAAGTACCGCTGTACATCGAGGCGCAAGTGCCAATGGATGCGCTGTACACCGAGGGTTACCTGGAATTCCCGTTCCGCCGCACCCTCAGTCGTTTGCAGGAGATGCAACTGCAGCGCTTTGCCGAAACTTGA
- a CDS encoding polyamine ABC transporter substrate-binding protein, whose translation MALVFKLCFPALLLSVALQAQAEDNMLNLYSWADYVPPQTLQRFEQETGIHVRYDTFDTSEVLETKLLTGGSGYDVVVPSSSVLARGLAAGALKEIPHEGLKGYANLDPDLLEKMAAVDPGNRYGVPYTWGTLGLGMNVEAVKQRLPDVPLNSLDLLFKPENASKLKDCGIAILDSPQEVIGLALHYLGKDPYSTDKNDLAAAEALLQKLQPSVLYVATGRQINDLASGNVCLALTYNGDASMAADQAHKANKPFEVAYRIPKEGTLVWQDNLAIPKDAPHPEAARAFIEFMLRPDSVAELTNTLFFATANQAATPLVDEAVRNDPDIYPPSEVRARLYADRSMSLKDMRQRTRLWTTFRSHQ comes from the coding sequence ATGGCTCTCGTGTTCAAGCTGTGTTTCCCCGCGCTGCTGTTGTCCGTGGCTCTTCAGGCTCAGGCCGAGGACAACATGCTAAATCTCTACAGCTGGGCCGATTACGTGCCGCCGCAAACCCTGCAACGGTTCGAGCAGGAAACCGGTATCCATGTGCGTTACGACACCTTCGACACCTCCGAGGTGCTGGAGACCAAGTTGCTCACCGGTGGTAGCGGCTATGACGTGGTGGTGCCGTCGTCCAGCGTTCTGGCGCGAGGACTCGCGGCGGGTGCGTTGAAAGAAATCCCCCACGAAGGCCTCAAGGGCTACGCCAACCTTGATCCGGACTTGCTGGAAAAAATGGCCGCCGTCGACCCCGGTAATCGCTACGGTGTGCCGTACACCTGGGGCACCTTGGGTCTGGGAATGAACGTTGAGGCGGTGAAGCAGCGCTTGCCCGATGTGCCGCTGAACAGCCTCGATCTGCTGTTCAAGCCCGAGAACGCCAGCAAGCTGAAAGACTGCGGCATCGCGATCCTCGATTCGCCGCAAGAGGTCATCGGACTGGCCCTGCATTACCTGGGTAAAGATCCCTACAGCACGGACAAGAACGATCTGGCCGCCGCCGAAGCGTTGTTGCAGAAACTTCAGCCGTCGGTGCTCTACGTCGCCACCGGCCGGCAGATCAATGACCTGGCCAGCGGCAACGTGTGCCTTGCGCTGACGTACAACGGCGACGCGAGCATGGCCGCTGATCAAGCGCACAAGGCCAATAAACCCTTCGAAGTGGCGTATCGCATTCCCAAGGAGGGCACGCTGGTGTGGCAAGACAATCTGGCCATCCCCAAAGATGCGCCGCACCCCGAAGCTGCGCGGGCGTTCATTGAATTCATGCTGCGGCCGGACTCGGTGGCCGAACTGACCAACACGCTGTTTTTTGCCACCGCCAACCAGGCCGCCACGCCATTGGTGGATGAAGCCGTGCGCAACGATCCCGACATCTACCCACCGAGCGAGGTGCGCGCGCGGCTCTATGCCGATCGCAGCATGAGCCTCAAGGACATGCGTCAGCGCACGCGTCTGTGGACCACTTTCCGTAGCCACCAATAA
- a CDS encoding DinB family protein, with protein sequence MSQPLSHHLLTMAYQNAWANHRLAKAWSQLGAADLAAPRVSFFPSIRLTLNHILTCDWFYVDALERELRGAEPHPDCYVFFNVDEPFTDGPQLRQEQAHVDQRLIAYCEQLRDADLARIVTIARDTPQHDSRLRMLSHLFEHQIHHRGQVHAMLSDTAVKPPQLDEFFCVGESELRAEDFAELGWTEELIWGH encoded by the coding sequence ATGAGCCAACCGCTTTCCCATCACCTGTTGACGATGGCTTACCAGAATGCCTGGGCCAATCATCGTCTGGCCAAGGCCTGGAGCCAGCTCGGTGCGGCAGATCTGGCCGCCCCCAGGGTGAGTTTCTTCCCGAGCATTCGTCTGACCCTCAATCACATCCTCACCTGCGACTGGTTCTACGTCGATGCACTGGAACGCGAGCTGCGCGGGGCTGAGCCGCATCCCGACTGCTATGTGTTTTTCAACGTCGATGAGCCGTTCACTGACGGCCCGCAACTGCGCCAAGAGCAGGCGCACGTTGATCAACGCCTGATCGCCTATTGCGAGCAACTGCGCGATGCCGATCTGGCCCGGATCGTCACCATCGCCCGCGACACGCCGCAGCACGACAGCCGTTTGCGCATGCTGTCGCACCTGTTTGAACACCAGATTCATCACCGGGGCCAGGTGCATGCGATGCTCAGCGATACCGCAGTGAAGCCGCCGCAACTGGATGAGTTCTTTTGTGTCGGAGAAAGTGAGCTGCGTGCTGAAGATTTTGCTGAACTTGGCTGGACCGAGGAATTGATCTGGGGACACTGA
- a CDS encoding GNAT family N-acetyltransferase — protein sequence MEDTPTLYTERLILRPLQLTDAESVQREFAHWDVVRYLNAAVPWPYPDDGALTYLRDIALPAVAAGKEWHWTIRLKSAPEQLIGNISLMDQADNHRGFWLAPAWQGQGFMTEASAAVTDYWFNVLQRPVMRVPKAAPNLGSRRLSERAGMRLIRTDEDDFVGGRFPREIWEITREEWLKHH from the coding sequence ATGGAAGACACACCGACGCTGTACACCGAACGACTGATCCTGCGCCCATTGCAATTGACCGATGCCGAGTCCGTGCAACGCGAATTTGCGCATTGGGACGTGGTGCGATATCTGAATGCGGCCGTGCCATGGCCGTACCCGGACGATGGCGCCCTCACCTATCTGCGCGACATTGCCTTGCCGGCGGTGGCGGCCGGCAAGGAATGGCATTGGACGATTCGTCTCAAGTCCGCACCTGAACAGTTGATCGGCAATATCAGCCTGATGGATCAAGCGGACAACCATCGCGGTTTCTGGCTGGCGCCGGCGTGGCAAGGTCAGGGGTTTATGACCGAGGCGAGCGCAGCGGTGACCGATTACTGGTTCAACGTACTTCAACGGCCAGTGATGCGCGTGCCCAAAGCAGCGCCGAACCTGGGCTCTCGCAGGCTCTCGGAGCGCGCCGGGATGCGCTTGATTCGGACCGATGAAGACGATTTCGTCGGTGGGCGTTTTCCTCGGGAGATTTGGGAAATCACCCGCGAAGAGTGGCTAAAGCACCACTGA
- a CDS encoding LysR family transcriptional regulator produces MLGQLHDVDLQLLRLFVRVVECGGFSAAQGDLGLSQSSISQQMAKLETRLGYRLCSRGKGGFSVTPKGEQLLIAVRTLFESIETFRHQSNGVAGRLIGEVRLGISESVDQSVLQRVALAIRRFRERDESVRIELISAMPGEMERLLLQQRLDLAIGYFSQVQSAFDYRQLFSETQHLYCAAGHPLFTDVAPSDAALQACDRVDHPYRFLRSDEPFQGKVCSARSEQVEGTLTFILSGKHVGYLPDHYARSWQAKGLLRPIREGELSFEVAFHLARHRAQVPGDAQKAFEEDLLAAFS; encoded by the coding sequence ATGTTGGGTCAACTGCACGACGTGGATTTGCAACTGTTGCGCCTGTTTGTACGGGTGGTCGAGTGCGGTGGTTTCAGTGCAGCCCAAGGGGATCTGGGCCTGAGCCAGTCGAGCATCAGCCAGCAAATGGCCAAACTGGAAACCCGCCTCGGCTATCGCCTGTGCAGTCGCGGCAAGGGCGGTTTCAGTGTCACGCCCAAGGGTGAGCAGTTGCTGATCGCGGTGCGCACGTTGTTTGAATCGATTGAAACGTTCCGCCATCAATCCAACGGTGTTGCCGGACGCTTGATCGGTGAAGTGCGCCTGGGGATCTCCGAGTCGGTCGATCAGTCGGTGTTGCAGCGAGTGGCGCTGGCGATCCGACGCTTTCGCGAGCGCGACGAGTCTGTACGCATCGAACTGATCAGTGCCATGCCCGGCGAAATGGAACGGCTGCTGTTGCAGCAGCGACTGGATCTGGCGATCGGCTATTTCTCGCAAGTGCAAAGTGCCTTCGACTATCGCCAGTTGTTCAGCGAAACCCAGCATTTGTACTGCGCTGCCGGCCATCCCTTGTTTACCGATGTAGCGCCGAGTGATGCCGCCCTGCAGGCCTGCGACCGAGTCGATCACCCCTATCGGTTTTTGCGCAGCGACGAACCGTTTCAGGGCAAGGTCTGCTCGGCGCGGTCGGAGCAGGTTGAAGGCACGCTGACCTTTATTCTGTCCGGCAAACATGTCGGTTATCTGCCGGATCACTATGCGCGCAGCTGGCAAGCCAAGGGCCTGCTGCGGCCAATCCGCGAGGGCGAGTTGAGTTTCGAGGTGGCGTTTCATCTGGCCCGGCATCGGGCGCAGGTGCCGGGGGATGCGCAAAAAGCCTTTGAAGAGGATCTGCTCGCAGCGTTCTCCTGA
- a CDS encoding nucleobase:cation symporter-2 family protein produces the protein MTASEKAPRNNDLIYGLNDRPHLTATVFAALQHVLASFVGIITPTLIMGGALGLHSEIPYLISMALFVSGLGTFVQAKRFGPVGSGLLCLQGTSFSFISVILSAGFMVKARGGGTDEILSTIFGVCFFAAFIEVVLSQFIGKLRMLITPVVTGTIITLMGLSLIKVAMTDIAGGFGAPDLGAASHLFLAALVIGTIVVLNRVDVPFLRLGAIVIGLTLGYVVAWLMGTVDFASMPEVPLVSVPVPFKYGFNFDWVAFVPVAVIFLVSPLEAAGDLTANSMISRQPVKGPLYIRRIKSGLLADGLNSAMAAVFNSMPMVTFAQNNGVIQLTGVASRYVAFFIAGLLVLLGLFPMIGAVLQLMPKPVLGGAELVMFGTVAVAGIKILAEAGLHRRNMLIVAISLGMGLGIAAVPEVLRELPQALRNIFESPITVGALCAIVLNIFLPEEFIELEEDDFDPEASILQVMENPDMPAKGEPAPAAAVAQLNR, from the coding sequence ATGACCGCCTCTGAAAAAGCCCCGCGCAACAACGACCTGATCTATGGTCTCAACGACCGCCCGCACCTGACCGCCACCGTATTTGCCGCGCTGCAACACGTGTTGGCGAGCTTCGTCGGCATTATCACCCCGACCCTGATCATGGGCGGCGCCCTCGGTCTGCATAGTGAAATCCCCTACCTGATCAGTATGGCGCTGTTCGTTTCCGGCCTCGGCACCTTCGTCCAGGCCAAGCGCTTCGGCCCGGTCGGTTCGGGATTGTTGTGCCTGCAAGGCACCAGTTTTTCCTTTATCAGCGTGATTCTCAGCGCCGGTTTCATGGTCAAGGCGCGCGGTGGCGGCACCGATGAAATTCTCTCGACGATCTTCGGCGTGTGTTTTTTCGCCGCGTTCATCGAAGTGGTGCTGAGTCAGTTCATCGGCAAACTGCGCATGCTGATCACCCCGGTGGTCACCGGCACCATCATCACGTTGATGGGCCTGTCGCTGATCAAAGTGGCAATGACCGACATTGCCGGCGGTTTCGGCGCGCCGGATCTGGGGGCTGCCAGCCATCTCTTTCTGGCAGCGCTGGTGATCGGCACCATCGTCGTGCTGAACCGCGTCGACGTGCCGTTTCTGCGCCTGGGCGCGATCGTTATCGGCCTCACTCTGGGTTATGTGGTTGCGTGGCTGATGGGCACCGTGGATTTCGCCTCGATGCCCGAGGTGCCGCTGGTCAGCGTGCCGGTGCCGTTCAAGTACGGTTTCAACTTCGACTGGGTGGCGTTCGTGCCGGTGGCGGTGATTTTCCTCGTGTCGCCGCTGGAAGCTGCCGGTGACCTGACAGCCAACTCGATGATCTCCCGGCAACCGGTCAAAGGCCCGCTGTACATCCGCCGAATCAAATCCGGCCTGCTCGCCGACGGCCTCAACTCGGCGATGGCTGCCGTGTTCAACAGCATGCCAATGGTGACCTTCGCGCAGAACAACGGCGTGATTCAGCTCACCGGCGTGGCCAGCCGCTACGTCGCCTTCTTCATTGCCGGTCTGCTGGTGCTGCTGGGGCTGTTCCCGATGATCGGCGCGGTGCTGCAGTTGATGCCCAAACCGGTACTGGGTGGCGCCGAACTGGTGATGTTCGGCACCGTCGCGGTGGCCGGCATCAAGATCCTTGCCGAGGCGGGCCTGCATCGGCGCAACATGCTGATCGTGGCGATTTCGCTAGGCATGGGCCTGGGCATTGCGGCGGTCCCGGAAGTGTTGCGCGAGCTGCCGCAAGCGCTGCGCAACATCTTCGAATCGCCGATCACCGTCGGTGCGTTGTGCGCTATCGTGCTGAACATCTTTCTGCCGGAAGAATTCATCGAGCTGGAAGAAGACGATTTCGACCCGGAAGCTTCTATTCTTCAGGTCATGGAAAACCCGGACATGCCGGCCAAAGGTGAACCTGCTCCGGCGGCGGCTGTCGCACAGTTGAACCGCTAA
- a CDS encoding DUF883 family protein: MARKSAVQAAEDQIKDQAFSELQALIEESDKLLKSSASLVGEEAETLRGQIALKLQQALDSVSSVRDRTKPAVDATESYIGGHPWQTVAISAGFGLVVGLLLGRR; the protein is encoded by the coding sequence ATGGCCCGTAAATCCGCCGTGCAAGCCGCCGAAGATCAAATCAAGGATCAGGCCTTCAGCGAACTTCAGGCTCTGATCGAAGAGTCCGACAAACTGCTCAAGAGCAGCGCCTCACTGGTCGGCGAAGAAGCGGAAACGCTGCGCGGACAAATCGCCCTGAAACTGCAACAGGCTCTGGATTCCGTGTCGAGCGTGCGTGATCGCACCAAACCGGCGGTCGATGCCACTGAAAGCTACATTGGCGGCCATCCGTGGCAGACCGTGGCAATCTCCGCCGGTTTCGGTCTGGTGGTCGGCTTGCTGCTCGGCCGTCGCTGA
- the speB gene encoding agmatinase, producing MDAPMQNDQALTRDSLYGTAAESTYAGITSFMRRRYSRDLRGVDVAVSGVPFDTATSNRPGARFGPRGIRAASTGIAWERHWPWTFDPFDHLAVIDYGDCDFDYGSPHTVPESIEAHAEQILNAGSAMLTFGGDHFISYPLLKAHARKHGTLSLIHFDAHSDTWPDEEGKRVDHGTMFWHAAREGLVDPARSVQIGLRTTNDDHMGFQVLDARQVHRRGCEAIVEAIRARVGDNPVYLTFDIDCLDPAFAPGTGTPVCGGLSTVQALEILGGLRGINLVGMDVVEVAPAYDHAEVTSLAAATLAMEMLCLYAARHKVDI from the coding sequence ATGGATGCGCCCATGCAAAACGACCAGGCCCTGACCCGTGACAGCCTTTATGGCACCGCCGCCGAAAGCACCTACGCCGGCATCACCAGTTTCATGCGCCGGCGTTACAGCCGTGACCTGCGCGGCGTCGATGTCGCGGTCAGCGGCGTGCCGTTCGACACGGCCACCAGCAATCGCCCCGGCGCACGTTTCGGGCCACGGGGGATTCGCGCCGCCTCCACCGGAATCGCCTGGGAACGCCACTGGCCGTGGACGTTTGACCCGTTCGATCATCTGGCGGTCATTGATTACGGCGACTGCGATTTCGATTACGGCTCGCCACACACCGTCCCGGAAAGCATCGAAGCCCACGCCGAACAGATTCTCAATGCCGGCAGCGCCATGCTCACGTTTGGCGGCGATCACTTCATCAGTTATCCGCTGCTCAAGGCCCATGCGCGCAAGCACGGCACGCTGTCGCTGATTCATTTCGATGCGCACAGCGACACCTGGCCGGACGAAGAGGGTAAACGCGTCGATCACGGCACCATGTTCTGGCACGCGGCGCGCGAAGGTCTGGTCGATCCGGCGCGTTCGGTTCAGATCGGCTTGCGCACGACCAATGACGATCACATGGGTTTTCAGGTGCTGGACGCCCGACAGGTGCATCGCCGTGGCTGCGAAGCGATTGTCGAAGCGATCCGCGCCCGGGTTGGCGATAACCCGGTGTACTTGACGTTTGACATCGACTGTCTGGATCCGGCGTTCGCTCCCGGCACCGGAACGCCTGTCTGCGGGGGCTTGAGCACCGTGCAGGCGCTGGAGATTCTCGGTGGTTTGCGCGGGATCAATCTGGTCGGGATGGACGTGGTCGAAGTCGCTCCGGCCTACGACCACGCCGAAGTCACCTCATTGGCCGCCGCCACACTGGCGATGGAAATGCTCTGCCTCTACGCCGCCCGACACAAAGTGGATATTTAA
- a CDS encoding LysR family transcriptional regulator — protein MSQMNIATIDLNLLKVFEALHEESSASRAALRLGVTQSAVSAALRRLREFYGDQLFVRTGRGLAPTLKANQLKPVVSDALNKCRQTLAMVDPTANQYDGRSVTLGLSDDFEIAYGRRLIEEIARSAPRLRVIFRQTHSQIVARALMERSIDLAITAGGFAERLLSRQVLGEGGYACLVDPASLAPGQQQIDLEAFVAREHILVSSGGFIGITDEGLAALGRSRRVCASTTHFAALPYLLKGSRAVATIPTHAAESIAALSGLALLPCPLQLPRYPVELGWRTSTQIDPVVVKVREAIAATFR, from the coding sequence ATGAGCCAAATGAATATCGCCACGATCGACCTCAACCTGCTGAAAGTCTTTGAAGCCCTGCATGAAGAGTCCAGCGCCAGCCGCGCGGCGTTGCGTCTGGGCGTCACGCAATCGGCCGTCAGTGCGGCGTTGCGCCGGTTGCGCGAGTTTTACGGCGATCAATTGTTCGTGCGCACCGGGCGTGGGCTGGCACCGACGCTCAAAGCCAATCAATTGAAACCGGTGGTCAGCGACGCGCTGAACAAATGCCGGCAGACTCTGGCGATGGTCGACCCGACGGCCAATCAATACGATGGCCGCTCGGTCACGCTGGGGTTGTCGGATGACTTCGAGATTGCCTACGGCCGTCGCCTGATCGAGGAAATTGCCCGCAGCGCACCGAGGCTGCGGGTGATCTTCCGACAGACTCACAGCCAGATCGTCGCCCGCGCGCTGATGGAGCGCAGCATCGATCTGGCGATTACTGCCGGTGGCTTTGCCGAGCGCTTGCTCAGCCGTCAGGTGTTGGGCGAAGGTGGCTATGCGTGTCTGGTCGATCCGGCGAGCCTTGCGCCCGGCCAGCAGCAGATTGATCTTGAGGCGTTCGTTGCCCGCGAGCACATTCTGGTGTCGTCCGGCGGGTTTATCGGGATTACCGATGAGGGGTTGGCGGCGCTGGGCCGGAGCCGACGGGTGTGCGCCTCGACCACGCATTTCGCCGCGCTGCCGTATCTGCTCAAGGGCAGCCGGGCGGTGGCGACGATTCCGACGCATGCCGCCGAGAGCATCGCAGCACTCAGCGGTCTGGCGCTGCTGCCCTGCCCGCTGCAGTTGCCGCGGTATCCGGTCGAACTGGGCTGGCGCACCAGCACGCAGATCGATCCGGTGGTGGTCAAAGTGCGTGAAGCGATTGCCGCGACGTTCAGGTGA
- a CDS encoding LEA type 2 family protein, with product MRRFQAVILSLLLLSLSACALFPNRDPVNINVVGLEPLPSQDLEVRFALKIRVQNPNETAIDYNGIALDLEVNGHSLASGVSDQSGSIPRFSETIVSVPVSISAFSVLRQTLGLSQTQTLNNLPYVLRGKLAGGLFGTMRFVDSGKLSLPKATAATW from the coding sequence ATGCGCCGTTTTCAAGCCGTCATTCTGTCACTGCTCCTGCTGTCCCTCAGCGCCTGTGCGCTATTCCCCAACCGTGATCCGGTGAACATCAACGTGGTCGGCCTGGAGCCGTTGCCGAGTCAGGATCTGGAAGTGCGCTTCGCCCTGAAAATTCGCGTACAGAACCCCAATGAGACGGCCATCGACTACAACGGCATCGCCCTGGATCTGGAGGTCAACGGCCATTCGCTGGCCTCGGGCGTGAGCGATCAGAGCGGTTCGATCCCGCGTTTTTCCGAAACCATTGTCAGCGTGCCGGTGAGCATTTCCGCGTTCTCGGTCCTGCGCCAGACGCTGGGGCTGAGCCAGACGCAAACCCTCAATAACCTGCCCTACGTGCTGCGCGGCAAGCTTGCCGGCGGTCTGTTTGGCACCATGCGCTTCGTCGACAGCGGCAAGCTCAGCCTGCCCAAGGCCACTGCCGCTACCTGGTAA